From Raphanus sativus cultivar WK10039 unplaced genomic scaffold, ASM80110v3 Scaffold0465, whole genome shotgun sequence:
GGAAAGGGATTCTTGCAAATTGGAAGTTTAAGTAATGTTTATACTATAACGTTCTCATTAGTGAAAATCATCATATTTCATGAGAAGAACATTCACAataatctattttctttttgtttatttacgGACACTATGATGCATACGTAGTTCTTTTCAATGTATTTATTCTTTCTGCCAGATTGCCAAAAACAATATAGTATGGACTATGGGTTGATCCGACGATAATACGTGTGATTGAAATTTAACATGTACGAAAACagtaaaatctatttttgtaGAATGGAaagaacaatgttttttttgttttgtttagaaattgttcgtttccttaattaaaaaacACGTCTTTGACCGATCTATTAGTTGTCGGGTCATAAACAATGTGGTAGTAATTAATTGTGGTTCTTTCTTAATTACTCGTTTCTAGAACTAGGGTCAGACAAAAATATCTATAGTATCTACTTTTTTCCTGTACACGTTTGTaacctttaaactttttgtagaaaatatatatgcatacatTTATGTTTAGATATATTAAAGTGAAATTAGTTTACTTAACAATTGAAATTAGAAAACTAGTtagaattaaatttaaaataaaattaagaaacaaacaaatatatactgttatatttttttttgtaaaataagtGTTTGTCGGAATAAAAACACTAACACTGATTTGCCGGGAAGACCGCGTGAGCTTGGGTTTCAAAGGGTAAAATAGTCAATTCGTATTCAACTATATATAGAAAGTTTTCTCCTCTTGAGACCCGAAAACCGCGTAAagtaaagaagaaagaaagaaataaagacaTGCGTCGATCGGCGAGCGCCTCCATAGTCTCCGACCAACTATCGGCGAAAGCTCCTTCACCATCACCTTCTCCTCCGCGAATTGAAACCGACACAGACTTGGACGATGTGGTGCTTCACCTGCCTAGGTACGACCCAAACTCTTACGCAGGGAAGAAGGACAAATCAAGACTCAGATCCGCGGAGAACGCTATCCATTTCATCCCTCTCCTTCTCATCCTCTGCGCTCTAATACTTTGGTTGGTTTCGAGTCCAGGTAAAGCATCTCAATCGATTCCGAGTCTCCGACACACGATAGCTATCCTCTGTTCGGTGAATGTGTCTCTTtggttttattatgttttatgttttgatgaATACTTTTTTGTTTCTACGTGTTGATGTGTTCACAGTAGTAGCTATGAACAAACAGTGACGATGTTGGAGAAGTTTGATAGCGTGAAGAGCAAGCTTCTCAACGAATAGATTAATACCTAAGAAACtcagtactttttttttttaaaacattcgATGTATTAAGTATAAAGACTTAACCATAGGTCTGTAGCATGAGATGATTGCTCCTCATTGAGAACCAGACCTTATTGGTTTACCCGCCTCTCTGCTGCTCCAACTTATTGGTTTATACATAAGACATACACATCGCTTTGTTGATGTTTTTGAcatcaagaacaagaagcaTATAGTTTCACTCACCATGTCACTTATACTGGCGTCCTGGTGAATATGAGTTTGTATTTATCACATTTGGAGATTCATTGTGCTACTACACAAACACTCAAGTGGTAATACAAAgtgtatatatcatattattctCAGACCTCCCAAACAAAAAGGGGTAGGGTAATCTCAATATGGTATCAACAACTAAAAACCTTTTGAGACATCATATTGAGACTCTTTGATCTAATATCTAAATGTTACGATGAAGCAGCAGCAACATATTTGCCCACAAATCCAAAACCAACAACGAAGAAGCCCGCTGACTGCAACAGAAGGTACAAAAACAGTGTCCTCTTCCCGTATATGATGTCGTAGCATCCGCAGAACAACAGGTACACTCCAACCAATAGCTCCAGCAGATGCACCCTGCCAACAGTAATAACATTCCTTTACCAATCTCAAACTTCGGTTTAAGGGCTCAAACAAAAACGGTTTACAGTTAAGTTACCTATCTCTGAATCTGACGTGATGTTCTTCTTTAGGTTCTTGTGCAATCAGCTTCGTCTTGAGACCATCACCTAACTTCTCTGTCACAACCCATTCTTGTACTCTTCCTGTTTCAAACAAGCCCATGACCAGTGCCTTTGTTCTAAGCAGTGACATTGCGTTCTCAAACAGAACCCAAAACGCCAAAAGGTGGATTGATctgttcacaaaaaaaaaatcaaaatgtgTTAAGAAGACATCATCAAATGATTAACATGAGGTTTAAGGGAGAGGAGAGACCTTAGTCTACCGAGTGCGATGAGGAGAGTGATCAAAGAAGGGAGATAAAACGCAGCCCATTTCGGAACTGTGACTTCAGGGAACAGAACAGTAGCTGGCAAGATAACACAGTAGAAGCAGAAGGAGAGGACGTGAGCCACGAGCTTGCgcatgaagaagaagctgtaCAGCATATACATCTTCTTCCACAGAGAGACATTCTCGCTTCTTATTATTTGTCCAGCCATTTTCCTGAATAGGTTTGCAGGGCCACAAGTCCATCTATGCTGCTGGCTACGGAGAGCGTTGAAGGAACATGGTAACTCACTTTTCACCTACATATAACACACACTCACAAaagtttgaaaaacaaaaaacaaacgCATAAATGCCaagaaagaaacagaggaatCTTCTTTACCTTGAGATCATCGAGATATAGTAACTTCCAGCCTCTGAGTGTGGCTCTTACAGCTAAGTCCATGTCTTCTACTGTTGTCTGGTCATTCCATCCACCTGACTCATTCAGCGCTGAGATTCTCCACACACCAGCGGTTCCTGTAGTAGTTTCAGACCATAAGACAGAGCTTTCTTGAGAAAAGTAATGAGAATGTTGTCATTACCGTTAAACCCAAAGAAGGCAAACGTTGAGGATCCAACTTGCTGCTCTACCATGAAGTGGTAACTCAGAGACATCTCCTGCAATCTCGTCATCATGCATTGACCCGCATTCACTGTGAGATGCCATGAGATCGTTAGCAAAAAGCAAAATTCTCAAGGCATGATGGCATTAACATGATTAGCAGCATAAGTGTCAAAGGAATGTTTACCAAACTCCCAACGGCCTTGAACAAGTGCTAACTTGGGATTATGAATCAGGAAAGGAACGGTACGGAAGAGGAAGTCAGGCTCAGGCTGGAAATCAGCGTCAAAGATAGCAACATAGTCACACTGCTTCACGTAGCTATGCTTCATCCCTTCTCTCAGCGCACCAGCTTTGTATCCTTTCCTGTTATCCCTTATCTCAAACGTTATGTTCACGCCTTCTTTAGACCATCTCTCACATTCCTTTTTCACCAGTTCCTGTTTCCTTCCATTATTGTCACATCACCAAAACGTTAACAAACTCACAGGGCTTGTGATGAGAAGGGAGAAGTGTTTCTATAGAGGTGCAAACAAGGACCTTACTAGCTGGATCAGTGGAGTCATCAAGCACTTGAATTATTATACGACTCGACGGCCAAGAGATTTTGCAAGCAGCTGCAATTGATTGCTCACAAACCTAACCAAATAAAGAGACTCAACTCAACCAACTGAGTTTAATACAGAGTAAAGAAACTAGTTGCTTAGCTTTGTTTGTtacatctgtgtgtcttaaatctctgttgtaccagtaaaatgcccagcactcgtGGGTCGGACGTAGTCCGACCGAGTGCGGGCGACACTCGTTATCAAGGTTGACATCTGGGGGGTGCGGGGGAAACGACGGCCGTTACCCGCGGTACGgtatgccttttcggtttaggaaagttactatttctattgggaaaaggaaatcgggtttttgaggctgtataaatatgggtctaagggtttgtaaattattatcacatcattaataagaaaccctaaaacgggtatttgcctcaatacgttttcttctctattcttcttctaaccaaaacgacggctgttcacaacaTTGTTGTTACCTCTTTTTCATTGTACATGGGAATCTGCACAAGAACCATAGGGAAGCTTTCACCGCCACACTCAACATCATCCTCATCCATAGCTACCCATTTGTAAACTTTCTCTGGCTTCCTCTTGAACAGCTTGATAAACGCTACCACAAGTCCCATGTACATCATCTCAACGAAGAGCATCACAGACATGATCAAACACAGAGCCACCAGGAACTTGAAGACAGGCACAACCACTACAGCTCTCGCTTGCTCCCACCAGAGGCCGATTCGGGTAACGATATCTTCCCATGTAGTATACGCTTCAAAGCTTCGAACTTGAGACTTCAATGAGaagtaataaaaagagaaaaacgaTTAAAGAACCAAGCTTTAATACACTAAAGGACAAACGTGATAAAAGATTAGGTCTTTTCAACAGATCTAAAGCAATGTAGCTTATCAGGAACTAAGCAATGAGGAGATGGGTCTTTGCGATTTAGAGAGATAAACAAGAACCCAGCAGTAAAAATCAATCCTTTCACGAGAAAACGTTGACGACAAGTCCAAATTGAATAAAGCATTGAAGTCGTACATAACAAGCAAGATACAACATTTGTCACTagagaatagagagagagagaggaccaTTGAGAGGAGAAGGGAGGAGTACGTGGCGTGAGCAAGACGGTGGAAGATTGCGAGAGGAGACATTGACAATTCCTCGAGTCTGCTCTCTCACACAAATCGCCGCTTGCTGCGTGGTCGATGATCTTTCGcctctcttcttttctctctctctctctgtctgtcTTTCTTTCTAGTCTTTTGGGGTCAAGTGGGAATCCTCATCGGCCAAGTGGgcctatcttttttttttgtttgctgtcATTTAAATTATTGTCTAAATATGGTTATAAGCAACTGTACTTGACATGCACCACGTTGTTCTATCACCCACATAAATGTATATTGTATCTAATTATGGTTATATATAATTGTTGTATCTAATTATGGTTATAAACAACTGCTTAACAGGAAACACGATATCTTACTATGtgaataatgttaaaaaattaaaataaatacgTGTATGTACTAAATTAAGATAtactatcttttttttgtctataatcttgaaaataaaataataatggtAAATGTGGATGCTCTAGACATTATTGTAAGTTGTTTGGAATTTTGTAGTCCAGTGGTAAGGAAATGGATTTAGGATACCAAGATGTTTTATTTTCGATCCATCTGATCCGTGAaattaattcatattttttaaaataaatgattaaattttGGATCTATTAAAGATGTAGACTTAACTTTTTAATGAGAGGTGTAATCGACGGATAGatgatcaaaaaatattttctttgtttcataATAGATGATGTTATTGTTtatgcacaaagattaagaactttatttttttttcaaaaataacttttaaaaatataatttaaaaatcattcCACCAATCATGATAATGGCAAAATCTAATTGACTACACAattttcaataaagttaaaaataatataaaatatcaaaacatcatctattttgaaacaacaAATATCTTCTAAAACATTATCTAAtatgaaacggaaggagtatgaTTTAGTTTTACATGGTAGATAAATCAAACTTGAAATATGGTGATATCCCAAACCCTTCTTCTCACCACTTGACTACAAACTCCAAGTCGAAACTAATTCATATTGTTTCCTTAGACACTTAAAATACAAATCTTCTACCTATATTTGCATACTCAGAAGATAAGATCTGTATATATACCCACTTCATTTTGGGAATTGTCTAGCTCTTCCATAGGTTTAGAATAGGGTTTTTAATGTAAAACCCCCCAATTAAATTAATTTCGGGTAGAAAACCCCCAATTAaagatctatactattatttatgaagtgatttggCTGATGTGTCACGTTCTCcatagttttagatttttttatttatttgtcattatttattaatatttgtcatgtttttattagattttaactaaatcattaattttcttttttagcCAAGTCACtaatttatcaattttaaaaatatccttactgaatcttatatatattaaaacgaaatttattttaataatattaaatttatatgttatattacaATTTAGTTAACTTttcttatttgtgtttttttatttgtcatatttttattaggttttagacttttagctaggttactaatttattattagttttgtcATGTTCTACATTTTTAAGCAATTTTGTTATTTGTGAtgttttattagattttaactaaatcattaatttattatttttttatctaagtcactaatttattaatttaaaaatacccTGACTGaatcttatatataaatattttttcctgactaatatttaattatatttattttgtatcttaattaaATGTGTTAGTAACTCCATTGAAAGTGCCCCCAACCTAGTGGTAAAATACCTTGTTATTTGTCCAATCAACCCGATTTCGAGTCTAGTGGTCTACacgtttttattttcaaattatgtaAAACGATGTTGTTTCACTTAATGCACACAATAAACGACGTCTGTCAAATTTTTTGACGGTGTactaaattggcaagtcaacgaaaatattgttaattaattctaaattcagaaagttttgtgttttttttggtcAGCTAATATGTCCAGATTTGTTTTGGcaattat
This genomic window contains:
- the LOC108836031 gene encoding uncharacterized protein LOC108836031 isoform X2, giving the protein MRRSASASIVSDQLSAKAPSPSPSPPRIETDTDLDDVVLHLPRYDPNSYAGKKDKSRLRSAENAIHFIPLLLILCALILWLVSSPVAMNKQ
- the LOC108836031 gene encoding uncharacterized protein LOC108836031 isoform X1, giving the protein MRRSASASIVSDQLSAKAPSPSPSPPRIETDTDLDDVVLHLPRYDPNSYAGKKDKSRLRSAENAIHFIPLLLILCALILWLVSSPVVAMNKQ
- the LOC108836030 gene encoding glucomannan 4-beta-mannosyltransferase 7 isoform X1, with protein sequence MSPLAIFHRLAHATYSSLLLSMSQVRSFEAYTTWEDIVTRIGLWWEQARAVVVVPVFKFLVALCLIMSVMLFVEMMYMGLVVAFIKLFKRKPEKVYKWVAMDEDDVECGGESFPMVLVQIPMYNEKEVCEQSIAAACKISWPSSRIIIQVLDDSTDPASKELVKKECERWSKEGVNITFEIRDNRKGYKAGALREGMKHSYVKQCDYVAIFDADFQPEPDFLFRTVPFLIHNPKLALVQGRWEFVNAGQCMMTRLQEMSLSYHFMVEQQVGSSTFAFFGFNGTAGVWRISALNESGGWNDQTTVEDMDLAVRATLRGWKLLYLDDLKVKSELPCSFNALRSQQHRWTCGPANLFRKMAGQIIRSENVSLWKKMYMLYSFFFMRKLVAHVLSFCFYCVILPATVLFPEVTVPKWAAFYLPSLITLLIALGRLRSIHLLAFWVLFENAMSLLRTKALVMGLFETGRVQEWVVTEKLGDGLKTKLIAQEPKEEHHVRFRDRVHLLELLVGVYLLFCGCYDIIYGKRTLFLYLLLQSAGFFVVGFGFVGKYVAAASS
- the LOC108836030 gene encoding glucomannan 4-beta-mannosyltransferase 7 isoform X2, whose product is MTPLIQLVRKQELVKKECERWSKEGVNITFEIRDNRKGYKAGALREGMKHSYVKQCDYVAIFDADFQPEPDFLFRTVPFLIHNPKLALVQGRWEFVNAGQCMMTRLQEMSLSYHFMVEQQVGSSTFAFFGFNGTAGVWRISALNESGGWNDQTTVEDMDLAVRATLRGWKLLYLDDLKVKSELPCSFNALRSQQHRWTCGPANLFRKMAGQIIRSENVSLWKKMYMLYSFFFMRKLVAHVLSFCFYCVILPATVLFPEVTVPKWAAFYLPSLITLLIALGRLRSIHLLAFWVLFENAMSLLRTKALVMGLFETGRVQEWVVTEKLGDGLKTKLIAQEPKEEHHVRFRDRVHLLELLVGVYLLFCGCYDIIYGKRTLFLYLLLQSAGFFVVGFGFVGKYVAAASS
- the LOC108836030 gene encoding glucomannan 4-beta-mannosyltransferase 7 isoform X3, with the protein product MTPLIQLELVKKECERWSKEGVNITFEIRDNRKGYKAGALREGMKHSYVKQCDYVAIFDADFQPEPDFLFRTVPFLIHNPKLALVQGRWEFVNAGQCMMTRLQEMSLSYHFMVEQQVGSSTFAFFGFNGTAGVWRISALNESGGWNDQTTVEDMDLAVRATLRGWKLLYLDDLKVKSELPCSFNALRSQQHRWTCGPANLFRKMAGQIIRSENVSLWKKMYMLYSFFFMRKLVAHVLSFCFYCVILPATVLFPEVTVPKWAAFYLPSLITLLIALGRLRSIHLLAFWVLFENAMSLLRTKALVMGLFETGRVQEWVVTEKLGDGLKTKLIAQEPKEEHHVRFRDRVHLLELLVGVYLLFCGCYDIIYGKRTLFLYLLLQSAGFFVVGFGFVGKYVAAASS